The Staphylococcus simiae genome includes the window GCAGGACTGACTCAAGTAAATAAATTACAGCAACAATATATAGAAGAGAGAGAGGAGCTATAAATATGAAGTATTGTCCTAATTGTGGTCATGAAATAGAAGGTCAACAAACATTTTGTAATAACTGTGGTCATAAATTGACTGCTAGTGAACAGAATCAAACTCAAAGTAATACCAATGCGAGTCGTCAAAGTAGACCGGCACCGGTTCAAAGACCGAATCCACAAAGATATCAAAGTCCATATTATCCTCCACAAAAAGATGGTATGTCGACATTTTTAAAAGTAATACTAATTATCATTTCACTCGTTGTCTTAGCTTTACTGTTATTTGGCGCATATTATGCATATAAGACATTTATCGCTAATAATAACGAACCAACTTCTACGCAAAGTCATAATAATGGATCAACCCATAGTCATCCTACTGGGGGATCTTCATCACATCATACCAATACAGCAAGAGGTCCTGAAATTAGTATATACAGTGATTCATTTGATAAAGAGTTTATGAAATCTTCATCTAAGGATGGATACGATGGTGTATATGAAGGTATGACTAGAGCCGAAGTTGAAAATAGATATGGTCGACCAAGTGGCGATGTTTATGTATCTGGAGATAGATATGATAAGTATGGAGACTTAGGCGTATTATATAGAGATGGTCAAGTTAGGGACGTTGTTGTGGCACCAACTAATGTTTCAGAAACCGACTACGTAGATCATTATGGTGAACCAGACGATAGACGTCATAACTTATTAATTTATGATGCTTATAAACATAATGACTTTAGTGTAGTAGTAAATATTGATGATGATGGTATGGTTACATCTATAGAAAATATTGACCAGCTACCAGAAGACTAGAACAATCCTAATATGACACCCTGTTATCATTTTCGATTGCAAGGTGTCGTTATTTCTATAACAATCATAAGATTAGTAACACGTAGTCAGAACAAAATTTTTCGTTTTAAATTATGCATTTGACACTAGCTAGCTTAATCATACAAAATAAGGTAAAATTTAACACTTCATATTCATGCGTGTAAAATATTTTAAGTAATTGAAGGAGATTTCAATGAAAAAGTTTAAAACAAGTAATTTAAGTGAGTAATTTTCCAATTTACTATTATTAGCAGTTAATATTTGTATCGGTGCGATAGCCGCTATTCTAGTTATATTTTTATTTACTGAAGTCTTTGGTTTCTTTGAAAATTTATTCCTCAAAGCGAGTGACTTAAAATATAACCAAATTATTGAAGATTTACTTGTATCATTTATGTATATCGAATTTATCTTATTGATTGTCCAGTATTTTAAACACAATTATCATTTCTCATTACAATATTTTATATATTTAGGTATCACTGCGATTGTTAGAATTATTATTGTCGAACATAGTGATGCTGTAAACACATTATTATTAGTAGTAGGTATCTTTATTTTAACGATTTCGTTATATTGTTTAAAAAAATTCACTATAG containing:
- a CDS encoding phosphate-starvation-inducible PsiE family protein, which codes for MCIGAIAAILVIFLFTEVFGFFENLFLKASDLKYNQIIEDLLVSFMYIEFILLIVQYFKHNYHFSLQYFIYLGITAIVRIIIVEHSDAVNTLLLVVGIFILTISLYCLKKFTID
- a CDS encoding zinc ribbon domain-containing protein, yielding MKYCPNCGHEIEGQQTFCNNCGHKLTASEQNQTQSNTNASRQSRPAPVQRPNPQRYQSPYYPPQKDGMSTFLKVILIIISLVVLALLLFGAYYAYKTFIANNNEPTSTQSHNNGSTHSHPTGGSSSHHTNTARGPEISIYSDSFDKEFMKSSSKDGYDGVYEGMTRAEVENRYGRPSGDVYVSGDRYDKYGDLGVLYRDGQVRDVVVAPTNVSETDYVDHYGEPDDRRHNLLIYDAYKHNDFSVVVNIDDDGMVTSIENIDQLPED